The DNA window TCTAAGGCCGATTTTTGTTTTTGGTCCGGCCGAACTCAAGTGTTTACAAGGTACAAATCCTGAACAGCAAATTTCTATATTCTAAAATTCTTAGAAAATCTGGCCTATATCGATGAATAATTGAGAATCTTCTCTGGACTTAGCATAATCGATGAGTATCACTGTGGCCTGATTCCAAATAATCCGTAAACCAGTACCATAAGAAAATTTATAACCTTGGGTGCTTATATCATGATATCCGTTCCATACTCTACCAAAATCATAAAATGGAACAAGACTCAAAGTTACCAACTGGTCCCAAAATTTGAATGTACCAAATCTCCAACGGATCTCAAAATTCCCAAAACCGATCATAGGAGCGATAAATCTTTCCTGTCTATAACCTCTTAAAGTTTGTAAACCGCCCAAGCCGTTGATGGGCCCATCGATGGACCACATATAACGATATTCTGAAAAAGGAACCTCTCCTTTTGAATAATGAAGTCCTGCTCTTCCAGCAATCACAAGTTCTTCGAAAAGTTTTGGGAAAGGCATATAGAAAAACTTCCCTTGCGTAAAAAACTTCTCAAACTCGAAATCGGAACCGGCACGTTTGGAAGAAGAAGAATAATTCATCTCTAATAGAACGCCTGAATCAGGATCCGGTTCAAAGTCTCGAGTGTCGTAAGCAAGACCTATATGGATATAATTTACATTTCCACCGTGATAGCCATTGATGAGACCCGCTTGGTAATCTTTGGTTAATTTAGATATTCCATTCGGATAAGAAGAACCCCAACCAGTTGCTGGATCTCTTGCTACAGAATAATAATCTCCATTCGTTGCAATTCTTCCATTCGGATAATCATAAGTTCGGATCACATTTTGAGAAAATTCAGGAGCAATAATCCAGCGGAATGCTCCCCAAAAAGTTTTATCGACTGAGAATGTAGCGGTAGTAGAGCGAAACTCATATGTATTATACAAAACATTACTTTCATACGGATAAACGGATCCCGGAGAAGAAGGTCTGCGATAAGAAAGTGCATCTTCCAGATCGGAGAAGCTACCTCCGTTCTTCAGTTCTCCTGTAGGTTGATTCCTATCCCTATACTGAATTTCGCGTAACGTGTCAGTTCCGATCCCGAAATACTGAGAATTCTTATTTGTGCTATAGGAAACACTTGTCTTCAATCTATACGCAGTATCAAAAAGAAAAGGACTATCAAAAGTAAACTCATAGTAATCCGCACCTTTTGTAGTCTTGTAAGCTTGCGCACCGAATCTATATTTGTAAGGTTGGAATTCGAAATAAGGATCAGAACGATTTCCATTCTGGTATAAAAATCCTCTCGCACCGTATCCCTGCCCTCTCACTGGATCTTCTGAAAAAACAGGAAGACCTGTTGCATACCAACCGTTTCTTTTTTCTTCCAACTCTTGTTTAGAGAGGCGTTTGGATTCGTTCAGATCGATTGCAACCTTCTCCCCTTCCGAAAAAATCGAAACCGGGACCAAAATACAGGCTAGAAATAAATGCCGAAAAGAAAACAATTACACCCGTGCCTAAGGGCAAGTTGAATAAGATAATTAAAATGTAAGCTAAAAACCTCGGAAACTTTCCTGACATTTACGTAAAATCCCTAATCCAGGAATCAGATTGACTGCACGGGCAATTCCCAAAAACTCACCTACATAAGTACCTATAGCTCAACGGATAGAGTACAGGCCTCCGGAGCCTGGGGTCCGGGTTCGAGTCCCGGTAGGTACAAGGACTCGAAGCGTGACGGCGAGTCCTGGTAGGCGCACTTCGAAGATTGCAAATTC is part of the Leptospira andrefontaineae genome and encodes:
- the omp85 gene encoding Omp85 family outer membrane protein; this encodes MFSFRHLFLACILVPVSIFSEGEKVAIDLNESKRLSKQELEEKRNGWYATGLPVFSEDPVRGQGYGARGFLYQNGNRSDPYFEFQPYKYRFGAQAYKTTKGADYYEFTFDSPFLFDTAYRLKTSVSYSTNKNSQYFGIGTDTLREIQYRDRNQPTGELKNGGSFSDLEDALSYRRPSSPGSVYPYESNVLYNTYEFRSTTATFSVDKTFWGAFRWIIAPEFSQNVIRTYDYPNGRIATNGDYYSVARDPATGWGSSYPNGISKLTKDYQAGLINGYHGGNVNYIHIGLAYDTRDFEPDPDSGVLLEMNYSSSSKRAGSDFEFEKFFTQGKFFYMPFPKLFEELVIAGRAGLHYSKGEVPFSEYRYMWSIDGPINGLGGLQTLRGYRQERFIAPMIGFGNFEIRWRFGTFKFWDQLVTLSLVPFYDFGRVWNGYHDISTQGYKFSYGTGLRIIWNQATVILIDYAKSREDSQLFIDIGQIF